The Cryptomeria japonica chromosome 2, Sugi_1.0, whole genome shotgun sequence region TTTGACAATGAGATGATCTTCACTAGTAAGAAACAATtcatcaacataaagaactaaTATTAGAGTTTCACCATTAATTGCCTTGCACTAGATATTTGAAtttgcatcattcttggagaaccCCAAACTCATCAAGTATCGATCAatcctttcataccaagcacgaggtgcCTGTTTAAGGCTTGAGATTCCTTTCCTTGAATCACAAACCCAttcggttgttcaatgtacaccattaaggaatgttgtctttacgtccatttggtgtagCTTCCATCCTTTTGCTGATGCAATATCAATAATAAGTCCTAATGGATGTATAGAAAGCTACAACAACAAAGGTCTCCTCAAAATATATTCCCTCTTTCTAAGAGAATCCTCTAGACACAAATCTTgctttgtacttttcaatgctCCCATCAATTGCAtgcttgatcttgaaaagccacttggaagatacaactgaATTCCCTTCTGGTCTAGGTACaacatcccaaacatcattcttgagaatggactgatattcctttgtcatagcTTCTTTCCACATTTGTGGAGTTAATGCCTCCTCAACACTGGAAGGTTCAGATTCGATGATGTGACTCATAGATGCCACATAGCCTAGAAACCTTTCTGGTATTTTGCTTTCTCTGAATGTACCTCTAGGAGCTGCATACTTTTTTGCATCTTGCATAGTCTGTCTAGCCCATAGAGGTCTCTTTCGACTTATAGAAATATCTCTTGGACCATCTGTGGGTTCCAAATGCTCAACTAGATCAATAGCCTCTTTAGGTTTAGTAGACTCCCTGTGAATCTCGGGAGTATGATCAAAGTCCATGTCCTGAGGAGTCTCTTGGTCTTCATTATCTACTTTCATGTATGAACCCttagatcttttgaatgcaacatcttcttcaGAAGAGACATCCCTGCTGATCTCTATATGTTTATGTCCTGGAATGTAAATCTTATAGGATTTTGAAAATTCATTGTAACCCACAAATATTCCTTTCTTGCTAGATGGTTCTAACTTAGATCTCTTATCTTTAGGCACATGAATATAAATAGGACAACCAAATATTCTCAAATGACTAACCTCAAGTTTGACACTTGTAaatgcttcttcaggagtcatactTTCCAATATTCGATGAGGGCTCCAATTTTGAACATATACTGTAGTTTTGGATGCTTCTACCCAAAGAAAGGTTTGtaagtcttgatcatggatcatagctTTGGCTACCTCAACTATGGATATGTTCTTCCTTTCTGCAACTCCGTTTTGTTGAAGATTGcaaggaacacaaaactccctcttaatcatTGCCTCAATACAGAAATTATAGAAGCTTTTAAAGGTATATTCTCCTCTATTATCAGATCTTAGAACCTTGATTCCTTTTCCTGGCAAGttttctacttgagccttaaattctttgaatttctcAAGTACTTCTTTAGATTTTTTAAActtcaaaaaataaatccaagtctttctaaaatagtcatcaatgaaagttacataataccaaaaaccactTAAGGATGACACAGacgttggaccacataaatcagaatgaataatGTCTAGAATACATTTTgatctactttcactactatgaaaaggACCCTTAatattcttacccattgcacatccTTTGCAGGTACCATTATGTTCCTAATTGAGTTTTCGAAGGTCGGTAACCATCTTCTCCATGGATGGATGAGCTCTGAAGTGAAGGTGAacaagtctcctatgccatagctcactcGAACTGGTGGAAACATGCATCAATGCTTGAGTTGGGCTAATAGAAAGTCTATATAGACTCTCTTGGTGAACACAAATCGCCTTAGCTATTTTAATACTAGAGTTCTTTGGCCAAGAAAGAACTTTTCCTTCTAAGAATGCAGCTTGATATCCTTTGCCGTCCAAAGCTGAATTTGATGCAAGGTTCCTCTTGATACATGGTACGAACAAGACATCACTCAAGTGAAGAGGGATGTCAGAATCTAGATGTAGAGAGGTGGTTCCAATACCTTTCACTAAATAGCAAGCATCATCTCCACTTATTACTTTCAAGTTTGTTTCTCTTTCCACCAAGTTAGAAAGATGCTCTGGATATCCTGTAATGTGTCGTGAAGCGCCACTATCAATCAGCCAAGTGTTACTGTTGGTTGGGACACTGCTTGAAAGAGTTGAAATGAATAGAAATCCACTTGAGTCTTCTCTTGATTCCATCTGAAGATAGACGTCATCCCCATTCGCAGTAGAGGCATGTATTTTGGTCTTGTTGGACAATCACTAgtatagtgaccatatttgtcacatctgaagcactgAATATGGGAGAGATCTTCTTCTTTCATTTAGGAGTAGCATCTAATTTCCTGTTTCTATTTCTTTTGAAATTTCCTTTTctcccttctcttcttttcctatTTGAAGTTTGAGTAGCAAGAACATAATTATCTTCATTGCAAGAGCTACGATCAATACCTCTTGCGgccaaccttgattcttcttgaatgcaatttgCTCTAAGGCAATCAAACTTTGGCAATTTGGATCTTCCACTGATTCTTTGGATGAAGGACTCCCAAGATTGTGGAAGAACATTTAAAGCCAACATAACCAGGTCTCTGTTTTCAACTTCATCTCCTATGGCACCTAGTTGATCCTTCAACTCAGTGGTCTTCATGAAGAAGGAGAGGATAGATTCTCCTTTAGCCATTTTAATGTGATGAAACTGTTGCCTCAATGCAAGAGCCATTATGGTGTTGTTTATTTCATACATGCCTTGTAGAGTCTCAAACATGGTTTTGGTCGTCTTTAACTTGGATATAATAGGTACAAGGTGATCCTTTATGGATTCAATCAATATCTTCTTGGCCTTCGTATCATTCTTCCTCCATTGTGTTTTCTCAGTCTCATCATCAGGCTCAGGAACTTCTTTCTCCACAAATTCGAAATTATCATTTTTTTCTAACGCAATTAGGACTCTAAACTtccaagaggtgaagttggaggcaccatcaagtctatcttcaaccttGAGTCCATTCACCATTTTCGAGACTCGGATAGGACTTCCTTAGTTGAGAAGAGTAGATGAATTATCTATTGTTTAAACAAATCTCTGATCACAATCTTGTTCAAAcctactctaataccatgttaatttttttttttggatcagaATTGAAATTACAAAGAGAGAGAGCAATATCTCTGATATTACtgataaattcaaaattaaaccagaaatatctaaatatatatatctcAATGCCTTGAAGTTATCACTGAAATTCTTATGTGCTAGATTCCttcaataaataaattgattatatatatgtttgctctcacacacacacacacactatatatatatatctcacacTCAGTGTATATATTGCACACAGTCTTTATTATTCTCACACTGCATATAAATCACAGCATATAACCTCAGGGATCTTTACGTAGCATATAAGTGCGGATATCTTTACGTACAGCCAACTAGAATTCGCTCAGATGTATTTTATGTGTATAGCCATTATCTACGCACCGCTCTGTATATATATTATAGGAAATATATATACCGCACACAGAGAATGTATTATTCTCACGTAGCATATATAAATGTTGCAGCCTTTTTCCAAACACCTGGCAGACAAAATCACTCAGATCGCCGCCTATCCTTTTTAATCGTATTGACTTTGCTACGGCCCACGACTAGGAGATAAAATACCTGATAGTAGACGTGTACTGGCATGTCCCAATCAGGGAGTCATTAGAAAAAGGTGCGATTAGTTATGTAAAGAATAACAAAAGCAAATGGATAATAACAAAACATAATGATTAGAGAAGAGATGAGATCGCTAACAGCgatcataaaataattacaaaataagaatTGCCACAGCGGTCAGGAGAAAGATATCTCCTGTCGCTATAACATCAACACACTCCAATACTGAGAAAGTCAATACATTACACCCAAGTCCACTATATGCTATTCTGGCCTCTTCTCTAATTTTTGAGACAAGCCCTCGAAAAAGGAAGATCTTACAAGTTCCAAATAGTTATGCCGCCTTGCTTTACATGTTCACACCCGCTTTGCgtaaaatgttttgaaatagtgTACCTTTGTGGTTGAAGTTCATAGCTGCTTTAGACTGACCAGAATGATGCCATTGGTTCCAGATTTCCACTTGTCAACCAGGTTTCTTAAGCTTTTTAAATGTCCACACAAATCTAATGTAGTCTCCATTAACGATTCAGAATTAAATGCGATAGAACTCGAACAACAAACTTATTTAGTAGAGTTGTCTCTTTTGGAAAATTAGTAAACAACCACTCGTTTGTCCTAGTCCTCCTAACTCCTAAGGCAAGGTTTGTTTTAAGATAATCGAAAATGTATTGTATGAAAATACATTTAAAGGTGTGCTTACTATTGAAATGGCTAATAGAATTACAACCGACACTATCCAAGTATTTTTGCCTTTCCATGTAAGGCCAATGACTAATGTTGATAAAAGAGTCATAATATTCacaaacaaattaaaaaatcaACCCTTAAGGCCCATTACATTAAGGATGACCCATTGGCAGAATATAATCGTAGATACATACATACAGGGGAGCGAAAAAGCTTGTCAGAACATACAGCTCGATGCTCCATGGACCCTTTCAAGATGAAGTACATTCCCATTTCATACTGAATCTA contains the following coding sequences:
- the LOC131031603 gene encoding uncharacterized protein LOC131031603, which translates into the protein MVNGLKVEDRLDGASNFTSWKFRVLIALEKNDNFEFVEKEVPEPDDETEKTQWRKNDTKAKKILIESIKDHLVPIISKLKTTKTMFETLQGMYEINNTIMALALRQQFHHIKMAKGESILSFFMKTTELKDQLGAIGDEVENRDLVMLALNVLPQSWESFIQRISGRSKLPKFDCLRANCIQEESRLAARGIDRSSCNEDNYVLATQTSNRKRREGRKGNFKRNRNRKLDATPK